The Monomorium pharaonis isolate MP-MQ-018 chromosome 5, ASM1337386v2, whole genome shotgun sequence genome includes a window with the following:
- the LOC118645598 gene encoding uncharacterized protein LOC118645598: protein MSRREFFFASSSEESAEESENSFDDFSDLDTVALLDESFSSVDEECTGAAEPLLVSGFEHLSNPDSAPYGDLDLFMDLSQESEMFVPAGAEGEVFSECFPTDELGEILIPAPLLARFLTNDYSEEFGGDLDLEFEFAVDQYLREGNLPRLDLSPEDPDMDAVD from the coding sequence ATGTCTCGTCGTGAGTTTTTCTTCGCGTCTTCCAGTGAAGAGAGTGCTGAGGAGAGTGAGAACAGTTTCGACGATTTCAGTGATCTTGACACTGTGGCTCTTTTGGACGAAAGTTTTTCGTCCGTTGATGAGGAGTGCACGGGTGCCGCTGAGCCATTGCTCGTTAGTGGGTTTGAACATTTATCAAACCCTGATAGTGCTCCTTATGGAGATTTAGATTTATTCATGGACCTTTCTCAGGAGTCCGAAATGTTTGTTCCCGCCGGTGCGGAGGGCGAGGTGTTCTCCGAGTGTTTTCCGACCGACGAGCTTGGGGAAATTTTGATTCCCGCCCCTTTGCTTGCTCGTTTTTTAACTaatgattatagtgaagaattCGGTGGTGACCTCGATTTGGAGTTCGAGTTTGCCGTGGATCAATATTTGCGCGAGGGAAACTTGCCTCGTCTGGATCTTTCGCCGGAGGATCCAGACATGGACGCGGTTGACTAA
- the LOC118645597 gene encoding uncharacterized protein LOC118645597 → MRRYIAVIFIIWVTLSSAEDPDMKAPYEIEKFTHHPGIYFEKLGGLHQVESFWKVVIKIDVTTLSKRLAQVEKYVRKTDNLCKMIAVIGKETCENLHSVIEKGCERTNKLIERINSTYNTRIHKRGLIDGIGSVAKSLFGTMDANDEKLINEQLTVLHDSQELNKHAIKNQIKIMQATIAHIDNSERTIRQNENTLADATDKLRTKLLEDERQSNLHENFIIINAVLSDLTRDAEDVLEYLTFLKEGILHPRLTPISIIIESLKDASSQLPEGLYFPFRIKENEWSTIEKFATVGAYCDQINIYTILRFPLISMPKYEILSVIPLPIPSQNNIFSFVEINNPLIAIDTEQRTYITLAKNDLRKCIEINTEYLCTENHPVYQINPDSICEIKMYLETKDHYKNCNIKNATSNHSLWIALSNSHSWLYSSPRKQVITLHCKDHGKIKETIEKVGKITLKNNCKLVTENTIIRSPKMSHETRVESYLPQYNISLLQKPGLENDTGLKEIKLKNIIPNPTELKNSKDKLEEIDNELDKNSSSIFQSPHFIFPMATSGTTIVIIIIAVVIGFIIIKKKKRNNNKRVTLDIDTEYTIPRSILKRSNSTRF, encoded by the coding sequence atttataATCTGGGTGACGCTAAGTTCCGCAGAAGACCCGGACATGAAGGCACCgtatgaaatagaaaaatttacgcACCATCCAgggatatattttgaaaagctaGGAGGATTACATCAGGTTGAATCCTTCTGGAAAGTGGTCATCAAGATAGACGTGACGACACTATCAAAACGACTCGCACAGGTAGAAAAATACGTACGCAAAACGGATAATCTATGCAAAATGATAGCAGTCATAGGGAAAGAAACATGCGAAAATTTACACAGCGTTATTGAAAAAGGGTGTGAAagaactaataaattaatagaacgcATAAACTCAACATACAATACAAGAATACACAAAAGAGGATTAATCGACGGGATAGGATCAGTCGCAAAATCATTGTTCGGTACGATGGACGCAaacgatgaaaaattaattaacgaacaACTAACGGTATTACACGACTCACAGGAATTAAACAAACACgcaataaaaaaccaaataaaaataatgcaagccACTATCGCTCACATTGATAACAGTGAAAGAACTATCCGACAAAACGAAAATACTCTCGCGGACGCGACAGACAAActaagaacaaaattattagaagaCGAACGCCAAAGTAACTTacacgaaaattttataataattaacgcgGTACTGTCTGATCTAACACGCGACGCGGAAGACGTACTagaatatttaacgtttttaaaagaaggaaTTCTGCATCCTCGGTTAACAcctatatcaataataatagaatcacTTAAAGACGCTAGCTCGCAATTGCCCGAAGGACTCTACTTCCCattcagaataaaagagaatgaATGGTCGACAATAGAGAAATTTGCGACAGTAGGCGCATACTgcgatcaaataaatatatatactattttacgATTCCCTCTAATTTCGATGCCAAAATACGAAATACTAAGTGTAATTCCGCTACCTATCCCAAGTCAGAACAACATTTTTTCGTTCGTAGAAATTAACAATCCCCTGATTGCAATAGACACAGAACAGCGTACTTACATAACCCTCGCAAAGAACGACCTGCGGAAATGCATAGAGATAAATACCGAATACCTATGCACGGAAAATCACCCCGTATATCAAATAAACCCAGACTCTATCTGcgagataaaaatgtatctagaAACGAaagatcattataaaaattgtaacataaaaaatgcgaCGTCGAACCACAGTCTTTGGATAGCGTTAAGTAATTCACACTCGTGGCTATACTCGTCACCACGAAAGCAAGTAATTACTCTACATTGTAAAGACCatggaaaaataaaggaaacaattgaaaaagtaggtaaaattacattaaaaaataactgtaagTTAGTGacagaaaatacaattataagatCACCCAAGATGTCACATGAGACAAGAGTAGAATCATATCTCCCTCAGTATAATATTTCACTACTACAGAAGCCTGGTTTAGAAAACGATACAGGtctcaaagaaataaaattaaaaaatattataccaaatccgacggaattaaaaaattccaaggATAAATTAGAGGAGATAGACAACGAActagataaaaattcaagttcgaTTTTTCAGTCGCcacactttatttttccaatggcGACAAGCGGAAcaacaattgtaataataataatagccgTAGTAAtaggatttattataataaaaaagaaaaaacggaaTAACAATAAGCGGGTGACATTAGATATAGATACAGAATATACGATACCGAGATCTATCCTAAAACGAAGCAACAGCACACGTTTCTAA
- the LOC105833288 gene encoding uncharacterized protein K02A2.6-like → MPQKDLIAILKELFGDKVPITRPRIEILNYRYDKSTPITEQKTLENTTKQSQIAVLNVARAKPKQVSKRETAFETTKASKAKSTATTTKCNGCGGAHPRVKCTFRDAVCHKCSVKGHIAKVCRAKPKESEPVTETKSVVTHSLSAIGKRRRYVTMSLLGKTVTLQYDTDSDITVIGKKDWIRIGSPKLAPSDTIKHAGGSKLDVLGKFHCTISALGCESKIYVYVASRDEVNLFRLNAIDDLNLWSVLLSDLPRVSSAPTPLQVTASALASANQTREQTLKPTTSSNCTKVASRHNACLEDALRRFPDLFAEDLDTCRDFKVANSILQTKLAQSRFHAGVNSALIDNRHPLPTVESITSKLNGNRFFSLLNLSDAFFQLEIDEVHREITTMTTQKGLFRFKRLPFGIKTAPAIFQQAMDATISGLVGVYAYLDERLQKTLQRLQDQGWKLKIGKCKFALEKIKYLRSIVNAHGISVDPEATSAIVNMPKPTSVSEVQTFLRMVNHYGKFIPHLHQIKQPLEDLTTSKNQTWSWNRTYDLAIEQIKKVMLSPLLLEHFDPSKTLIVAADACATGIGAVLLQRDSQGHERAVYHMAQSLTDAQRNYSQLKKEALALVTAIERFHKYGPLDVLVTDHGTQFTSELFDTFCRSHLLSAVNHPQSNGQAERMVDIVKRAIAKDPTNWKKQLLDFLYSYRYTPCLESPMGKSLAELLFRRRMNSPFTKWLPSIEPLEPVAPNPPAEKQSEIE, encoded by the exons ATGCCTCAGAAGGATCTCATAGCGATCCTAAAGGAACTTTTCGGCGATAAAGTACCGATCACCCGTCCACGTATCGAAATCCTAAATTACCGTTACGACAAGTCAACTCCCATCACGGA GCAAAAAACCTTGGAAAATACAACAAAGCAATCGCAAATTGCCGTCTTAAACGTCGCGCGGGCTAAACCAAAACAGGTGTCAAAACGAGAAACCGCGTTCGAGACTACAAAGGCGTCTAAAGCCAAGTCAACCGCCACCACCACAAAGTGCAACGGGTGTGGCGGCGCGCATCCGCGTGTGAAATGCACTTTCCGCGACGCAGTGTGCCACAAGTGCTCGGTCAAGGGCCACATCGCTAAAGTGTGCCGCGCAAAACCGAAAGAGTCGGAACCCGTCACTGAAACCAAAAGCGTCGTGACTCATTCGCTCTCCGCGATCGGTAAACGCCGACGCTACGTAACGATGTCCTTGCTAGGTAAAACAGTGACACTCCAGTACGACACCGACTCGGACATCACGGTAATCGGTAAAAAAGATTGGATCCGTATCGGATCGCCAAAACTCGCACCTAGCGATACCATCAAACACGCGGGCGGGAGCAAATTAGATGTCCTTGGTAAATTCCATTGCACGATTTCCGCACTTGGTTGCGAATCCAAAATCTACGTTTACGTCGCGTCGCGAGACGAAGTTAACCTATTCAGACTAAATGCCATAGACGATCTTAACTTATGGTCTGTGTTATTATCTGACTTGCCCAGAGTCAGCTCCGCGCCAACTCCACTGCAGGTTACTGCATCGGCACTAGCGAGCGCGAACCAAACGCGCGAACAAACACTCAAACCTACTACGTCCAGTAACTGTACTAAAGTCGCATCGCGTCACAACGCCTGCCTCGAGGACGCATTACGACGCTTCCCGGATTTATTCGCCGAGGATCTAGACACGTGCCGTGACTTTAAAGTTGCAAATTCCATCTTGCAAACGAAGCTTGCCCAGTCTAGATTCCATGCCG GCGTCAACAGCGCGTTAATCGACAATAGGCATCCCCTGCCCACCGTCGAGAGTATTACGTCAAAACTAAATGGAAATCGTTTTTTTAGTCTACTGAATCTTAGCGATGCATTTTTCCAACTTGAGATCGACGAGGTCCACCGGGAAATCACAACAATGACGACGCAAAAGGGACTCTTCAGGTTCAAACGCCTGCCTTTTGGTATCAAAACCGCCCCGGCTATTTTCCAGCAGGCAATGGACGCCACAATTTCCGGCCTCGTAGGAGTCTACGCATATCTCGACGAACGTTTGCAGAAAACTCTTCAACGCCTACAGGATCAAGGCTGGAAACTAAAAATCGGAAAATGCAAATTCGCactagaaaaaattaaatatctgaGGTCAATCGTAAATGCACACGGCATATCAGTTGATCCAGAGGCTACTAGTGCCATAGTAAACATGCCAAAACCCACCTCAGTCTCGGAAGTACAGACCTTCCTAAGAATGGTGAATCACTACGGCAAATTCATCCCGCATTTGCATCAAATAAAACAACCACTAGAAGACCTTACTACTAGTAAGAATCAAACATGGTCTTGGAACCGAACATACGATCTGGCCATTGAACAAATCAAGAAGGTCATGCTCAGTCCTCTTCTACTGGAACATTTCGACCCCTCGAAAACGCTGATCGTCGCAGCAGACGCTTGCGCCACCGGAATCGGTGCCGTTCTCTTACAACGAGACTCTCAAGGCCACGAGCGTGCCGTCTATCACATGGCACAGAGCCTTACAGACGCCCAGCGGAACTACTCTCAATTGAAAAAGGAAGCACTCGCGCTCGTCACAGCCATCGAACGTTTTCATAA GTACGGACCCTTAGACGTGCTCGTTACAGACCATGGAACACAGTTTACATCAGAACTGTTCGATACCTTCTGCAGATCTCACCTACTGTCCGCGGTAAACCACCCGCAATCAAACGGCCAGGCAGAGAGGATGGTGGACATCGTAAAAAGAGCCATTGCTAAGGATCCAACTAACTGGAAAAAACAATTACTTGATTTTCTTTACAGTTATCGATACACTCCATGTTTAGAATCACCCATGGGGAAGTCTCTGGCAGAGCTTCTATTCAGGCGACGCATGAACTCCCCATTCACTAAGTGGCTCCCTAGCATCGAGCCTCTCGAACCTGTGGCGCCAAATCCACCTGCGGAGAAGCAATCAGAGATCGAGTGA
- the LOC118645606 gene encoding uncharacterized protein LOC118645606 — translation MFRQITIHPDDRNLQRILWRDHDGSPVAFQLTTVTYDLNCSPFLALRTTQQLVKDEGHKYPKAVISLTKGIYVDDIFGGANTITETKEIMQDLIQICETAKLPLQKWNSNCKELLPHSDEDAPSDVEIEPTFCKILGLIWKSRSDTLHFFPTIPSTTKFTKRAIASDIAKLYDPLGFISPVLIRAKIILQELWLLKASWDEPLPPELQQRWKTFRQQLQQLEQLTIPR, via the coding sequence ATGTTTCGACAAATAACAATTCATCCTGACGATCGGAATTTGCAGAGAATTTTATGGAGGGATCATGATGGCTCACCTGTCGCTTTTCAACTAACAACCGTTACTTACGATCTCAACTGTTCACCATTTCTAGCCCTACGAACAACTCAACAGCTGGTGAAAGATGAAGGTCATAAATATCCAAAAGCAGTTATTTCGCTGACAAAGGGTATTTATGTTGACGACATTTTCGGTGGTGCGAATACAATTACCGAGACAAAAGAGATAATGCAAGATTTGATCCAGATTTGCGAAACAGCAAAACTTCCTTTACAAAAATGGAATAGCAATTGTAAGGAACTCCTACCTCATTCAGATGAAGATGCGCCTTCAGATGTGGAAATCGAAcctacattttgtaaaattctaGGTCTTATCTGGAAATCTCGCTCGGACACACTTCATTTCTTCCCAACAATACCCTCCACTACTAAATTTACGAAAAGAGCTATTGCTTCCGACATTGCCAAACTGTATGATCCATTAGGATTTATATCGCCAGTTCTAATAAGAGCCAAGATTATACTACAGGAACTCTGGCTCCTAAAGGCTTCGTGGGATGAACCTCTTCCTCCAGAATTGCAACAGCGATGGAAAACCTTTCGACAACAACTGCAACAGCTTGAACAGCTTACCATACCAAGATAG